The following are encoded together in the Arcobacter aquimarinus genome:
- a CDS encoding OmpA family protein → MKKLGIYSVLVAGLLFTTGCSEKNVDMEVDNGASQAEVATTTDSSLVDGSFSALEKAGNGNWYMINGQKVLVEHVYFGFDKYDLTSDNREKATNNASKLSALNSDTTVKVFGNTDEWGTDEYNYALGLKRANSVKEVLVSNGVTANISLVSLGESNPVCTEKTKDCWAKNRRVEHELSK, encoded by the coding sequence ATGAAAAAATTAGGTATTTATTCTGTACTAGTTGCAGGTTTGTTATTTACTACTGGTTGTAGTGAAAAAAATGTTGACATGGAAGTTGATAATGGTGCTTCTCAAGCTGAAGTAGCTACTACAACTGATTCAAGTTTAGTTGATGGAAGCTTCTCTGCATTAGAAAAAGCTGGAAATGGTAACTGGTATATGATTAATGGTCAAAAAGTTTTAGTTGAGCACGTATACTTTGGATTTGATAAATATGATTTAACTTCTGATAATAGAGAAAAAGCAACTAATAATGCTTCTAAATTATCAGCTTTAAATTCTGATACAACTGTAAAAGTTTTTGGTAACACTGATGAGTGGGGAACTGATGAGTATAACTATGCATTAGGATTAAAAAGAGCTAATTCTGTAAAAGAAGTTTTAGTTTCTAATGGTGTTACAGCTAACATTTCTTTAGTATCTTTAGGTGAAAGCAATCCTGTTTGTACTGAAAAAACAAAAGATTGTTGGGCGAAAAACAGAAGAGTTGAACACGAATTAAGTAAATAA
- a CDS encoding tetratricopeptide repeat protein, producing the protein MNKYLLSLLIVSSLTVAEEVSVYDAGSLNSNSYGLSSSEKHILKNQSSISNLSSQLGEIDSLVKAINRRLEGLESTYEGDSAKINSTSKKVDELIQKMDTSSDLASNNASGNSEQLDSEISNNLNSLKTALTKLTSLVNKINTEYVSSTELEKNMQQFITREEFEALKKSMGLKTAQVTPTKTNETKSSSATEELKKNLTSEDKAKLMSDAKKDYDAKNFNSAIPKYEKLVEVNYKPAESNFYLGQMWYVRKKYDLAISHYKKSAMLHDKAAYMPTLLLHSAISFENTKDKGNAKSFYSTLIDLYPNSSEAKVAKQNLSKLK; encoded by the coding sequence ATGAATAAGTATCTTCTATCTTTATTAATAGTATCATCATTAACCGTAGCCGAAGAGGTTTCGGTTTATGATGCTGGTAGTTTAAATTCAAATTCTTATGGACTTAGTTCATCAGAAAAGCATATATTAAAAAATCAGTCAAGCATAAGTAATCTATCATCTCAATTAGGTGAAATAGATAGCTTAGTTAAAGCTATTAATAGAAGATTAGAAGGCTTAGAATCTACATATGAAGGCGATTCTGCAAAAATAAATTCAACTTCAAAAAAAGTTGATGAATTGATCCAAAAAATGGACACATCTTCAGATCTAGCTTCTAACAATGCATCGGGAAATTCAGAACAATTAGATTCAGAAATTTCAAATAATTTGAATAGTTTAAAAACAGCCTTAACAAAACTAACTTCTCTTGTAAATAAGATTAATACAGAATACGTATCTTCCACTGAACTTGAAAAAAATATGCAACAATTTATTACAAGAGAGGAATTTGAGGCTTTAAAAAAGTCTATGGGGTTAAAAACAGCACAAGTAACCCCAACAAAAACAAATGAAACTAAATCTTCATCTGCTACTGAAGAGCTTAAAAAGAACTTGACATCAGAGGATAAAGCGAAATTGATGTCAGATGCTAAAAAAGATTATGATGCAAAAAATTTTAATAGTGCTATTCCTAAATATGAAAAATTAGTTGAAGTTAACTATAAGCCAGCAGAAAGTAACTTTTATCTAGGACAGATGTGGTATGTAAGAAAAAAATATGATCTTGCAATAAGTCATTATAAAAAATCTGCTATGTTACATGACAAAGCAGCTTACATGCCAACATTATTATTGCATAGTGCTATTTCGTTTGAGAACACAAAAGATAAAGGTAATGCAAAAAGTTTTTATAGTACTTTAATAGATCTTTATCCAAATTCAAGTGAAGCTAAAGTAGCTAAACAAAATTTATCAAAATTAAAATAA
- a CDS encoding FKBP-type peptidyl-prolyl cis-trans isomerase — protein sequence MSKVIGIEYTLKDAKTGEQLDSNVGQAPLEFVSGKGQIIPGLESKLVEMSANEEADVLVQPVDAYGEYNEEAVQTLPKEQFAGIELVEGMSLYGTGEHGETVQVVVKSFNDAEVTIDYNHPMAGRTLMFTVSILSLRDATEEEIQTGVVGGMAAMGGGCCGGGGHSHGGCGTEDHGHSHGGGSCGTEKTQSHGGCGCH from the coding sequence ATGTCAAAAGTAATTGGTATTGAATATACATTAAAAGATGCAAAAACTGGTGAACAATTAGACTCAAATGTTGGACAGGCACCTTTAGAATTCGTTTCTGGAAAAGGACAAATAATTCCAGGTTTAGAATCTAAATTAGTTGAAATGTCAGCAAATGAAGAAGCTGATGTTTTAGTTCAACCTGTTGATGCTTATGGTGAATATAATGAAGAAGCTGTTCAAACATTACCAAAAGAGCAATTTGCAGGTATTGAATTAGTTGAGGGTATGTCTTTATATGGTACAGGTGAACATGGTGAAACAGTTCAAGTTGTAGTTAAATCATTTAATGATGCAGAAGTTACAATAGATTATAATCATCCAATGGCTGGAAGAACTTTAATGTTTACAGTTTCAATTTTATCTTTAAGAGATGCAACTGAAGAAGAGATTCAAACAGGTGTTGTTGGTGGTATGGCTGCTATGGGTGGCGGATGTTGTGGTGGCGGAGGTCACTCTCATGGTGGTTGTGGTACTGAAGATCATGGACACTCACACGGTGGTGGTTCTTGTGGAACTGAAAAAACTCAATCTCATGGTGGATGTGGTTGTCACTAA
- the fabD gene encoding ACP S-malonyltransferase translates to MKKVAFIFPGQGSQTIGMGKDFFENSDIAKDMISKASDRLGIDFQKLLFEENDNIGKTEFTQPAILLVSSIANAIFKNKCNIEPEFVLGHSLGEFSALVAAGAIDYLDAIELVHKRGLFMTEACAGGNAGMMALVGIDDATVEKVCAEQRELGKKVWPANYNMDGQLVLAGIKADLESLVDVFKGAGAKRAIVLDMSVASHCELLKSAVENLKPYLQEFLKDEFLPVISNVSTEAYRTKEEAVDLLAAQLTSPVKYKQSIKACEDKVDLFIEFGNGIVLKGLNKKITEKPTLNVSDMKTLEAVLGELND, encoded by the coding sequence ATGAAAAAAGTTGCTTTTATATTCCCTGGTCAAGGTAGTCAAACTATAGGAATGGGTAAGGATTTTTTTGAAAATAGTGATATAGCTAAAGATATGATTTCAAAAGCAAGTGATAGATTAGGTATAGATTTTCAAAAACTATTATTTGAAGAAAATGATAATATAGGAAAAACAGAGTTTACACAGCCTGCAATTTTATTAGTTAGTTCAATTGCAAATGCAATCTTCAAAAATAAATGTAATATTGAGCCAGAATTTGTTTTAGGTCACTCTTTAGGTGAGTTTTCAGCTCTTGTTGCTGCTGGTGCAATTGATTATTTAGATGCTATAGAATTAGTTCATAAAAGAGGTTTGTTTATGACTGAGGCTTGTGCTGGTGGAAATGCTGGTATGATGGCACTAGTTGGAATAGATGATGCAACTGTTGAAAAAGTGTGTGCTGAACAAAGAGAACTTGGTAAAAAAGTATGGCCAGCAAATTACAATATGGATGGACAACTTGTTCTTGCAGGTATTAAAGCAGATTTAGAATCTTTAGTTGATGTATTTAAAGGTGCAGGTGCTAAAAGAGCTATTGTTTTAGATATGTCAGTTGCTTCTCATTGTGAATTATTAAAAAGTGCAGTTGAAAATTTAAAACCATATTTACAAGAATTCTTAAAAGATGAATTTTTACCTGTAATTTCAAATGTTAGTACAGAAGCTTATAGAACAAAAGAGGAAGCTGTTGATTTATTAGCTGCTCAACTCACAAGTCCTGTTAAATATAAACAATCAATTAAGGCTTGTGAAGATAAAGTTGATTTATTTATAGAATTTGGAAATGGAATAGTTTTAAAAGGTTTAAATAAAAAAATCACAGAAAAACCAACTCTGAATGTTTCTGATATGAAAACATTAGAAGCTGTTTTAGGTGAATTAAATGATTAA
- a CDS encoding 5'-methylthioadenosine/adenosylhomocysteine nucleosidase, with the protein MIKLAIMGAMEEEIEPLLAHFENINVVEFADNKYYEVKYNGLEIVIAYSKIGKVFASLTAATMIEKFGCDTLLFSGVAGGINPELKIGDLIIADKLCQHDLDITAFGHPNGYVPGGKVFVETTKSLREIAIKVANENNLKVIVGTIATGDQFVHSTERKDFIQSTFKADALEMEGASVAVVCDALNVPFFILRAISDTADMDAGFDFDEFLKSSAKNSADYLIKIVKELIK; encoded by the coding sequence ATGATTAAATTAGCAATTATGGGAGCTATGGAAGAGGAAATCGAACCTCTTTTAGCTCATTTTGAAAATATCAATGTAGTTGAATTTGCAGATAATAAATATTATGAAGTAAAATATAATGGTTTAGAAATTGTAATTGCTTATTCAAAAATCGGAAAAGTATTTGCAAGTTTAACAGCTGCAACAATGATAGAAAAATTTGGTTGTGATACACTTTTATTTTCGGGAGTTGCAGGTGGAATAAATCCTGAACTTAAAATTGGTGATTTAATTATTGCAGATAAATTATGCCAACATGATTTAGATATTACAGCATTTGGTCATCCAAATGGATATGTTCCAGGTGGAAAAGTTTTTGTTGAAACTACAAAAAGCTTAAGAGAAATAGCAATTAAAGTTGCAAATGAAAATAATCTTAAAGTAATTGTTGGAACAATTGCAACTGGTGATCAGTTTGTTCATTCAACTGAAAGAAAAGATTTTATTCAATCTACTTTTAAAGCAGATGCTTTAGAGATGGAAGGTGCAAGTGTTGCTGTTGTTTGTGATGCTTTAAATGTTCCATTTTTTATATTAAGAGCTATCTCTGATACTGCTGATATGGATGCAGGGTTTGATTTTGATGAATTTTTAAAATCAAGCGCTAAAAATTCTGCTGATTATTTAATTAAAATTGTAAAAGAACTTATTAAATAA
- a CDS encoding alanine/glycine:cation symporter family protein: MFAEINTFLNDLIWGNILIYLLPILGIFFTVSSRFVQFRYFFRMFNILRESVHDKQGHVSSFQALMLSVAGRVGGGNIAGVAVAITLGGAGAVFWMWIIALVGMATSFFECSLAQLYKEKDGIDSCVYRGGPAYYATKALKQKWLGIVISVLLLITFGFAFNATQSFIISTSFEASFNLPTWISGTIITIVFGITIFGGIKRIAKMSEVIVPIMALGYLLIALVVIVLNIDEIPGLIMMIITEAFNPSSAIGGGIGAVIIQGAKRGMFSNEAGLGSAPNVAAVAYVAHPVQQGIVQSFSVFIDTIILCSCTAFIILLSGVYTPGVEGVQGILLTQNALIEHIGSFGGYFVTVALFLFGFSSMIYNYYLAENSLNFFTKGNVTAFNIFRILCILLVIWGSFQDLRSIFAFADLSMGLLAIINLIVITILYKPVLQLIKGYERQLKEGKTPVLRYNDYTEFNIDKETWKEIVDNINDKKTKE; the protein is encoded by the coding sequence ATGTTTGCAGAGATTAATACATTTCTAAACGACTTGATTTGGGGAAATATTTTGATTTATTTACTTCCAATTCTTGGAATATTTTTTACAGTTAGTTCTAGATTTGTGCAATTTAGATATTTTTTTAGAATGTTTAATATTTTAAGAGAAAGTGTGCATGATAAACAAGGACATGTTAGTTCATTTCAAGCTTTAATGCTTAGTGTTGCTGGTCGTGTGGGTGGTGGAAATATTGCTGGTGTTGCTGTTGCTATTACACTTGGAGGAGCAGGAGCTGTTTTTTGGATGTGGATAATTGCTCTTGTGGGAATGGCTACAAGTTTTTTTGAGTGTTCATTAGCACAACTTTATAAAGAAAAAGATGGGATTGACTCATGTGTGTATAGAGGTGGACCTGCTTATTATGCTACAAAAGCCTTAAAACAAAAATGGCTTGGTATTGTAATTTCTGTATTACTTTTGATTACTTTTGGATTTGCATTTAATGCAACACAATCTTTTATTATTTCAACTTCTTTTGAAGCTTCATTCAATTTACCAACTTGGATTAGTGGAACTATTATAACAATTGTTTTTGGAATTACTATTTTTGGTGGAATAAAAAGAATTGCTAAAATGTCTGAAGTTATTGTACCTATTATGGCATTGGGATATTTACTTATAGCTTTGGTTGTTATTGTTTTAAATATAGATGAAATTCCAGGTTTGATTATGATGATTATAACTGAAGCATTTAATCCAAGTTCTGCAATTGGTGGTGGAATTGGTGCTGTTATTATTCAAGGTGCAAAAAGGGGAATGTTTTCAAATGAAGCAGGACTTGGAAGTGCACCAAATGTTGCAGCTGTTGCTTATGTAGCACATCCTGTTCAACAAGGAATAGTACAATCTTTTTCAGTATTTATTGATACAATAATTTTATGTTCTTGTACAGCATTTATTATTCTTTTATCAGGAGTTTATACTCCAGGTGTTGAGGGTGTTCAAGGAATTTTATTAACTCAAAATGCCTTAATTGAGCATATTGGTTCATTCGGCGGATATTTTGTTACAGTTGCTTTATTTTTATTTGGCTTTTCTTCAATGATTTATAATTATTATTTAGCTGAAAATAGTTTGAATTTTTTTACTAAAGGAAACGTAACAGCTTTTAATATTTTTAGAATTCTTTGTATTTTACTTGTTATTTGGGGTTCATTCCAAGATTTACGTTCTATTTTTGCATTTGCTGATTTATCTATGGGATTATTAGCAATTATAAATTTAATAGTAATTACAATTTTGTACAAACCAGTATTACAATTAATCAAAGGTTATGAAAGACAACTAAAAGAGGGGAAAACACCTGTTTTAAGATATAACGACTATACAGAATTTAATATTGATAAAGAAACATGGAAAGAGATTGTTGATAATATCAATGATAAAAAAACTAAAGAGTAA
- a CDS encoding sensor histidine kinase translates to MFNKEGIPFFTIIIPFFTIIFVSFMATSYYLKLSEESFQKDIIEAKKIYQEANKNEEQLNTFIEKKIEIKTEQDDLFKDFMFALTLVVIVFMVLFTFLMISIIKDVIKKYKKQVEYRENELKALNENLFIKVKQGIEEAKQKDRKILEQAKLARIGSMISMIAHQWKQPLSQLSGILMELETTTRFKKVDEKYILNAIEKSDKMIEFMSNTIDDFRNFYKPDKKKEDFLVSNACKKAINIIDATLENLGIELSLNIKEDKSIYGYPTEFAQVILNIISNAKDVLVEKNIKNPKIGLNIESKGVLSIITIKDNAGGIGEKNLELIFDPYYSTKDSSKGTGLGLYISKLIIERNMGGELSVYNDEEGAVFKIVIAG, encoded by the coding sequence ATGTTTAATAAAGAAGGAATTCCATTTTTTACAATTATTATCCCTTTTTTTACTATAATATTTGTCTCTTTTATGGCAACTTCTTATTATTTAAAACTTTCAGAAGAGTCTTTTCAAAAAGATATTATAGAAGCAAAAAAAATTTATCAAGAAGCAAATAAAAATGAAGAACAACTAAATACTTTTATTGAGAAAAAAATAGAAATAAAAACTGAGCAAGATGATTTATTTAAAGATTTTATGTTTGCACTTACTCTTGTTGTGATTGTATTTATGGTACTTTTTACTTTTTTAATGATTTCTATTATAAAAGATGTTATTAAAAAATATAAAAAACAAGTTGAATATAGAGAAAATGAATTAAAAGCTTTAAATGAAAATCTTTTTATAAAAGTAAAACAAGGAATAGAAGAAGCAAAACAAAAAGATAGAAAAATTCTAGAACAAGCAAAACTTGCAAGAATTGGTTCTATGATTAGTATGATTGCACATCAATGGAAACAACCACTTAGTCAATTATCTGGAATTTTAATGGAACTTGAGACTACTACAAGATTTAAAAAAGTTGATGAAAAATATATTTTAAATGCTATTGAAAAAAGTGATAAAATGATAGAATTTATGTCAAATACAATAGATGATTTTAGAAATTTTTATAAACCAGATAAGAAAAAAGAAGATTTTTTAGTTTCAAATGCATGTAAAAAAGCAATAAATATTATAGATGCAACTTTAGAAAACTTAGGAATAGAATTATCTTTGAATATAAAAGAAGATAAAAGTATTTATGGTTATCCAACTGAATTTGCACAAGTTATATTAAATATTATCAGTAACGCAAAAGATGTGTTAGTTGAGAAAAATATTAAAAATCCAAAAATAGGATTAAATATTGAATCAAAAGGCGTATTATCAATAATAACTATAAAAGATAATGCAGGTGGAATAGGGGAAAAAAATTTAGAACTGATTTTTGACCCTTATTATAGTACTAAAGATTCATCAAAAGGAACAGGTCTTGGACTTTATATTTCTAAATTAATAATTGAGCGAAATATGGGAGGAGAATTGAGTGTTTATAATGATGAAGAGGGTGCAGTTTTTAAAATCGTTATAGCAGGATAA
- a CDS encoding response regulator transcription factor — translation MKLELIEELKNISILCVEDEFGIRQTIVNTLKYYFKDVYEASDGMEGFELYEYYKPKIIITDIEMRNGNGVELVKKIRENDFETMIIMLTAYSTEEYLMDLINLNVNHYILKPLNLKKLSQALEKYLLKSSKPIVLADELFLDLQKRELIYKNSEIIPLRKREKDFLYLLYEKKGAILKYEEIEFELWNDKEMTTHALKSFIKELRSKLPINVIKNIPQEGYTLQK, via the coding sequence ATGAAGCTAGAATTAATTGAAGAGTTAAAAAATATCTCTATTTTGTGTGTAGAAGATGAGTTTGGAATTAGACAAACTATTGTTAATACTTTAAAGTATTATTTCAAAGATGTTTATGAAGCAAGTGATGGAATGGAAGGATTTGAGTTATATGAATATTATAAACCTAAAATTATAATAACAGATATTGAAATGAGAAATGGAAATGGTGTTGAATTAGTAAAAAAAATAAGAGAAAATGATTTTGAAACAATGATTATTATGCTTACAGCTTATTCAACAGAAGAGTATTTAATGGATTTAATAAATTTAAATGTCAATCATTATATTTTAAAACCTTTAAATCTAAAAAAATTATCTCAAGCTTTGGAAAAATATCTTTTAAAATCTTCGAAACCAATAGTTTTAGCTGATGAATTATTTTTAGATTTACAAAAAAGAGAATTGATTTATAAAAACAGTGAAATTATACCTTTGAGAAAAAGAGAAAAGGATTTTTTATATTTACTCTATGAAAAGAAAGGTGCCATTTTAAAGTATGAAGAGATAGAATTTGAACTTTGGAATGATAAAGAGATGACAACCCATGCACTAAAATCATTTATAAAAGAATTAAGAAGCAAATTGCCTATTAATGTAATCAAAAACATACCTCAAGAAGGGTATACTTTACAAAAATAA
- the aspA gene encoding aspartate ammonia-lyase — protein MEKQYRIEKDFLGEKEIETSKYYGIQTLRAKENFDITKTSLSLFPNFIKSLAKVKKACALTNYELGDLTDIQKDAIIQACNEIIDGKFRDQFIVDPIQGGAGTSTNMNANEVIANRALEILGKPKSSYDIIHPNNHINMSQSTNDVYPTAIKLTLHELIYRLKDSLRFLRDCFEEKAIEFKDILKMGRTQLQDAVPMTLGQEFKTFAVMIDEDIFRLRDCQALLKEVNLGATAIGTGINTKSAYQRKVISNLREVTGIDYVSAGDLIEATQDTGAFVHISGILKRVAIKISKICNDLRLLSSGPRAGFNEINLPALQPGSSIMPGKVNPVIPEVVNQVAFEVIGADTTISIASEHGQLQLNVFEPLIAYKLFTSINIMRRAFYSLGEKCVKGITANEEVCMNNILNSVTLVTCLNPILGYEKSSAIAKEALKTNKRVYDIILEQELFTKEELDELLQPKNMVHNYDKGIIQ, from the coding sequence ATGGAAAAGCAATATAGAATTGAAAAAGATTTTTTAGGTGAAAAAGAGATTGAAACAAGTAAGTATTATGGAATTCAAACATTAAGAGCAAAAGAGAATTTTGATATTACAAAAACTAGTTTATCTTTATTTCCAAATTTTATAAAATCCCTTGCAAAAGTTAAAAAAGCTTGTGCTTTAACTAACTATGAATTAGGCGATTTAACTGATATTCAAAAAGATGCAATAATTCAAGCTTGTAATGAAATAATTGATGGAAAATTTAGAGACCAATTTATAGTTGACCCTATTCAAGGGGGAGCTGGAACTTCGACTAATATGAATGCAAATGAAGTAATAGCAAATCGTGCTTTAGAAATTCTTGGAAAACCAAAAAGTTCTTATGACATTATTCATCCAAATAATCATATTAATATGAGTCAATCAACAAATGATGTTTATCCTACAGCTATAAAATTAACTTTACATGAATTGATTTATCGATTAAAAGATAGTTTGAGATTTTTAAGGGATTGTTTTGAAGAAAAAGCTATAGAGTTTAAAGATATTCTAAAAATGGGAAGAACACAGCTTCAAGATGCTGTTCCTATGACTTTAGGACAAGAGTTTAAAACTTTTGCAGTAATGATAGATGAAGATATTTTTAGATTAAGAGATTGTCAAGCACTTTTAAAAGAGGTAAATTTAGGTGCAACTGCAATTGGTACGGGGATTAATACAAAATCAGCATATCAAAGAAAAGTAATCTCAAACTTAAGAGAAGTTACAGGAATTGATTATGTAAGTGCTGGAGATTTAATAGAAGCGACTCAAGATACAGGAGCATTTGTACATATTTCTGGAATTTTAAAACGAGTTGCAATTAAAATCTCAAAAATTTGTAATGATTTAAGATTGTTAAGTTCAGGACCAAGGGCTGGATTTAATGAAATAAATCTTCCAGCACTTCAACCTGGAAGTTCTATAATGCCTGGAAAAGTAAATCCAGTTATTCCAGAAGTTGTAAATCAAGTAGCCTTTGAAGTGATTGGTGCTGATACTACAATTTCAATAGCAAGTGAACATGGACAACTTCAGTTAAATGTATTTGAACCTTTGATTGCTTATAAACTTTTTACTTCAATAAACATCATGAGAAGAGCATTTTACTCTTTGGGTGAAAAGTGCGTAAAAGGAATCACTGCAAATGAAGAGGTTTGTATGAATAATATTTTAAATTCTGTAACACTTGTAACTTGTTTAAATCCAATTTTAGGTTATGAAAAAAGTTCAGCAATTGCAAAAGAAGCATTGAAAACAAATAAAAGAGTTTATGACATCATATTAGAACAAGAGTTATTTACAAAAGAGGAACTTGATGAATTGTTACAACCAAAAAATATGGTTCACAATTATGACAAAGGAATTATTCAGTGA
- a CDS encoding asparaginase domain-containing protein, with translation MKITVINTGGTFNKRYNPLKGELEVPKDNIALDEIIESCFNIDFEIKNIISKDSLEITNEDREFLYETIKDSSNENIIIVHGTDTVDITSRFLDDKKLNKKIVLTGAMVPMSIKKVEATLNFAQAIGFLNAQIENGVYISMHGCVINHEKLSKNREIGQFLVSN, from the coding sequence GTGAAGATAACAGTTATAAATACAGGTGGGACTTTTAATAAAAGATATAATCCTTTAAAAGGAGAGTTAGAAGTTCCTAAAGATAATATTGCTTTAGATGAGATAATAGAAAGTTGTTTTAATATTGATTTTGAAATTAAAAATATAATTTCAAAAGATAGTTTAGAAATCACAAATGAAGATAGAGAGTTTTTATATGAAACTATAAAAGATAGTTCAAATGAAAATATTATTATAGTTCATGGAACAGATACTGTTGATATAACTTCAAGGTTTTTAGATGATAAAAAATTAAATAAAAAAATAGTATTAACAGGTGCAATGGTGCCTATGAGTATAAAAAAAGTCGAAGCAACTTTGAATTTTGCTCAAGCAATAGGATTTTTGAATGCACAAATAGAAAATGGAGTTTATATCTCTATGCATGGTTGTGTGATAAATCATGAAAAACTTTCAAAAAATAGAGAAATAGGTCAATTTTTAGTTTCAAATTAA
- a CDS encoding manganese-dependent inorganic pyrophosphatase, translated as MAIYTCGHTTPDSDSICSAISLAYLLNKIGREAIPARQGPVSPETQFILDRFGFEAPELKTEFAGCELFITDYSDRGQAPADLDKATVVGIVDHHKLGDITTSTPLECWIRPVGCTNTIVKEMYDYHKVEIPANIAGIMLCAILSDTVIFKSPTCTEVDIKTVRELAQIAGVEDFGALGMEMFKVKSAVEGVPVRDLILRDYKPFDMHGTKVGIGQLEVIDLAIFDSVKDELQADLEKLRIENNLHTTCLILTDIMKEGSEVLVSSVDASIFEKAFNCKLVDGKVWLDGCLSRKKQIIPFLEPAFA; from the coding sequence ATGGCAATTTACACATGTGGTCACACAACTCCTGATTCAGACTCAATCTGTTCAGCGATTTCATTAGCATATTTATTAAATAAAATTGGTCGAGAAGCAATTCCAGCAAGACAAGGTCCTGTAAGCCCAGAGACACAATTTATTTTAGATAGATTTGGTTTTGAAGCACCAGAACTTAAAACAGAATTTGCTGGTTGTGAATTATTTATAACTGATTATTCAGATAGAGGTCAAGCTCCTGCTGATTTAGATAAAGCTACAGTTGTAGGTATTGTTGATCATCATAAATTAGGTGATATTACAACTTCAACTCCTTTAGAGTGTTGGATTAGACCTGTTGGTTGTACAAACACGATTGTAAAAGAAATGTATGATTATCATAAAGTTGAAATTCCTGCGAATATAGCTGGAATTATGTTATGTGCTATTTTATCAGATACTGTAATCTTTAAATCGCCAACTTGTACAGAAGTTGATATTAAAACTGTTAGGGAATTAGCTCAAATTGCTGGTGTAGAAGATTTTGGAGCATTAGGAATGGAAATGTTCAAAGTTAAATCAGCAGTTGAAGGTGTTCCTGTTAGGGATTTAATTTTAAGAGATTATAAGCCATTTGATATGCATGGAACAAAAGTAGGTATTGGACAACTTGAAGTTATTGATTTAGCTATTTTTGATAGTGTAAAAGATGAGTTACAAGCTGACTTAGAAAAACTAAGAATTGAAAATAACTTACATACTACTTGTTTGATTTTAACAGATATTATGAAAGAGGGAAGTGAAGTTTTAGTATCTTCTGTTGATGCATCTATTTTTGAAAAAGCATTTAACTGTAAACTTGTAGATGGAAAAGTTTGGTTAGATGGTTGTTTATCAAGAAAAAAACAAATTATTCCTTTCTTAGAACCTGCATTCGCTTAA
- a CDS encoding superoxide dismutase, whose protein sequence is MKHELMTLPYFMDALEPLMSKETLEFHYGKHHQTYVNNLNNLIVGTKFEDLSLFEIILESDGGIFNNSAQVYNHDFFWNGLTPTQGEIPAIVEASLTKTFGSVEKFKEEFTAKAVGHFGSGWAWLVQDENQDLKIVTTSNAQTPITDNLKPILVCDVWEHAYYIDVRNARPKFLENFWKLVNWDFVAKNLG, encoded by the coding sequence ATGAAACATGAATTAATGACTTTACCTTATTTTATGGACGCATTAGAGCCACTTATGTCAAAAGAGACTTTAGAGTTTCATTATGGAAAACATCACCAAACTTATGTAAATAATTTAAATAATTTAATTGTTGGAACAAAATTTGAGGATTTATCTCTATTTGAAATCATTTTAGAATCAGATGGTGGAATTTTTAATAACTCTGCACAAGTTTATAATCACGACTTTTTTTGGAATGGATTAACTCCAACTCAAGGTGAAATTCCTGCAATTGTTGAAGCATCTTTAACAAAAACTTTTGGTTCGGTTGAGAAATTTAAAGAAGAGTTTACAGCAAAAGCTGTTGGACATTTTGGTTCAGGTTGGGCTTGGTTAGTTCAAGATGAAAATCAGGATTTAAAAATTGTAACAACATCAAATGCACAAACTCCAATAACAGACAATCTAAAACCAATTTTAGTATGTGATGTGTGGGAACATGCTTATTATATAGATGTAAGAAATGCAAGACCTAAGTTTTTAGAAAACTTTTGGAAACTTGTAAATTGGGATTTTGTAGCTAAAAACCTAGGATAA